GATCCTCTTCGATTTTATTTCTCAATCGGGAGATGTGAACCATGACGGTATTGTCGTCATGGATAAACTCTTTTTCCCACACACTTTCATAAATCTGCGCGATCGTTACCACTCGATTCGGCCGCTCAGCCAAATATTTCAATAGGGTGAATTCTTTGGCTTTTAATGAGATCACGTTGCCCTTTACTTTTACTTCAGTGGTATCACAATTGATTTCCAAGGACCCACAGTGAAGAATGGTTTCCTTTCCCACTTGATTTTCGGTGATATGATGGGTTCCCTCTGTTCGTCGCAAAACCGCCTTTACCCGAGCCGTCAATTCGATTAGGCTGAAGGGCTTCACAATGTAGTCATCGGCTCCGAGAGTAAAGTTGACAACTTTATCCATGTCATTATCTTTTGCCGTTAACATGATCACGGGTTTGGATGTTTTCCGACGAATATATTGCAATACCTCACTACCATCCATGTCCGGAAGCATGATATCCAAAATAAATAAATTGAATTCTTCCGCATCGATGGAATCGATGGCGCTCTTTCCATCATGAGCCATCTGAACCTGAAAACCTTCGCTTTTTAGCTGATCGGCCACCAGTTTGGCTA
The Heliomicrobium undosum genome window above contains:
- a CDS encoding response regulator transcription factor, giving the protein MRKILIVEDEIDVAKLVADQLKSEGFQVQMAHDGKSAIDSIDAEEFNLFILDIMLPDMDGSEVLQYIRRKTSKPVIMLTAKDNDMDKVVNFTLGADDYIVKPFSLIELTARVKAVLRRTEGTHHITENQVGKETILHCGSLEINCDTTEVKVKGNVISLKAKEFTLLKYLAERPNRVVTIAQIYESVWEKEFIHDDNTVMVHISRLRNKIEEDPANPQRLQTVRGLGYRLVCGK